One genomic window of Polynucleobacter sp. HIN11 includes the following:
- a CDS encoding DSD1 family PLP-dependent enzyme: MAPWKAARVGDHIDQIDTPALVLDLDAFERNMKRLQDAVSSAGVRLRPHAKSHKCPEIALRQIQLGAVGICCQKVSEAAVFVDAGVSDILITNQVVGEKKVAHALDLAARARIGVLVDHEDQISAFARASAERQVSIDVYLEIDVGMGRCGVVSIERAVAMAQQINDTPYLNFMGLQCYHGSAQHYRLPEERQQAIATVCAKAAAAKAAIEGAGIRVERISGAGTGSVMLESHSKLFNEVQAGSYILMDRDYATNQRDPSDLPFEHALFVKTAVLSHPSANRAVVDAGLKASSVDSGMPVVWQRTDAKYLKASDEHGVLELTPDCTLKLGDYVMLVPGHCDPTVNLYDELIAIRGDRVEAIWPVAARGALL; encoded by the coding sequence ATGGCACCCTGGAAAGCGGCACGCGTCGGTGATCACATTGATCAAATTGATACCCCTGCTTTAGTTCTGGATCTTGATGCGTTTGAGCGCAATATGAAGCGCTTACAAGATGCAGTCTCGAGTGCTGGGGTGCGCTTACGCCCTCACGCCAAGAGTCATAAGTGCCCGGAAATTGCCTTACGTCAGATTCAGTTGGGTGCAGTGGGTATCTGCTGCCAGAAAGTCAGTGAGGCAGCAGTCTTTGTCGATGCTGGCGTATCGGATATCTTAATTACCAATCAAGTGGTGGGCGAGAAAAAAGTGGCGCATGCGCTTGACTTGGCTGCGCGTGCACGAATTGGTGTGCTCGTTGACCACGAAGATCAAATTAGTGCTTTTGCACGTGCTAGCGCAGAGCGTCAAGTATCGATTGATGTCTATCTTGAGATTGATGTGGGTATGGGTCGCTGCGGTGTAGTATCAATTGAGCGTGCGGTCGCAATGGCTCAACAAATTAATGATACGCCCTACTTAAACTTTATGGGCCTGCAGTGTTATCACGGTAGCGCCCAGCACTACCGGCTACCTGAGGAGCGCCAACAAGCGATTGCGACGGTCTGTGCCAAGGCAGCCGCTGCCAAAGCAGCGATTGAAGGAGCGGGGATTCGGGTGGAACGTATCTCGGGCGCAGGTACCGGCTCGGTCATGCTCGAGAGTCACTCCAAGCTATTTAATGAAGTACAAGCGGGTTCTTACATCTTGATGGACCGTGATTACGCAACCAATCAACGCGATCCCAGCGATCTGCCCTTTGAGCATGCCTTATTTGTGAAGACTGCTGTTCTCAGTCATCCAAGCGCTAATCGCGCAGTAGTCGATGCCGGCTTGAAAGCGTCGAGTGTGGACTCAGGGATGCCAGTGGTTTGGCAACGTACCGATGCCAAATATTTGAAGGCCTCCGATGAGCATGGGGTTCTGGAGCTCACGCCCGATTGCACCCTCAAGCTTGGCGACTATGTGATGCTTGTTCCTGGGCACTGTGACCCTACCGTTAATCTCTACGATGAGTTAATTGCGATTCGCGGAGATCGAGTCGAAGCGATCTGGCCTGTAGCGGCGCGCGGCGCATTGTTATAA
- a CDS encoding amidohydrolase codes for MKILKRCFSIYILLIATNVFANTASVYFNGDILTMEGEQPQYVEAVVVRGKTIAYVGNLRDALNAAGTNPVLHDLKGQTLMPGFIDAWGHFTLIAQNTLAVNLGYFSKNPPSTTKQLIDRLKAEARPFNGWIIGAEYADAFLTDGPLTITQLDKVFPNQPVFINNISTLTGIVNSAGLKKLGITKATKVTQGMIPVDPKTGKLTGELIGIPNVEATAKVFGKYSEDLILETYRKAEMIYASNGFTTAQSYETTVDDIRNMRQAVDRNLIRLDLIALPTYDVVDQLLASNKSYPFGIYTKGDGGFKVAGILVSTDGAPQLRLAYFSKPYADTVGVPKGWRGMAIVSQDVVDRYAKLAYQKNIQYFGYSNGDAGIDMTLLAISKAIRETGITEDRRTAIAHSFFIRDDQLDQYKANKILPQFMPNHIWMYGDVYRKILGEERARSMVPLNSARAKGMQFGIHNDTPSSGPSALFTIWTSVNRVTYSGTILGPEQGIDPYFALRGFTSVAAYQYKEEASKGSITTGKLADLVVLDRNPLKVKPMEIKDIQVVKTIKNGQDLYVRP; via the coding sequence ATGAAAATCCTCAAGCGATGTTTTAGTATTTACATCCTTTTAATCGCGACCAACGTATTTGCTAATACCGCCAGCGTCTATTTCAATGGCGACATCTTGACGATGGAGGGTGAGCAACCACAGTATGTTGAGGCAGTTGTAGTGAGGGGTAAGACAATCGCATACGTTGGTAACTTGCGAGATGCACTAAATGCGGCGGGTACCAATCCAGTCTTGCATGATTTAAAAGGTCAAACATTGATGCCGGGCTTTATCGATGCCTGGGGGCACTTTACCTTGATCGCTCAAAATACTTTGGCCGTTAACCTGGGCTATTTTTCAAAAAATCCACCCAGCACCACAAAGCAGTTAATCGATCGCTTAAAAGCAGAGGCTCGACCATTCAATGGTTGGATTATTGGTGCCGAGTACGCAGATGCTTTTCTAACCGATGGCCCTTTAACGATTACGCAGTTGGATAAAGTATTTCCAAATCAACCGGTATTTATTAACAATATTTCCACATTGACGGGGATAGTTAATTCGGCAGGCCTCAAAAAGTTAGGCATTACCAAAGCCACAAAAGTTACACAAGGAATGATTCCCGTTGATCCAAAGACCGGAAAACTCACGGGGGAGTTAATTGGCATTCCCAATGTAGAGGCAACTGCTAAGGTATTTGGTAAGTATTCTGAGGATTTAATTTTGGAGACCTATCGTAAGGCCGAAATGATTTATGCCTCAAATGGATTCACCACAGCACAAAGTTATGAGACGACCGTAGACGATATTCGTAACATGCGCCAAGCAGTAGACCGTAATTTGATTCGCTTAGATTTGATTGCTTTACCAACCTATGATGTAGTTGATCAATTGCTAGCAAGTAATAAAAGTTACCCATTTGGTATCTATACCAAGGGTGATGGGGGCTTCAAAGTCGCCGGGATTTTAGTATCCACGGATGGTGCTCCTCAATTGCGCCTTGCTTATTTCTCAAAACCCTATGCTGATACCGTTGGCGTGCCAAAAGGATGGCGGGGGATGGCGATTGTGTCGCAAGACGTTGTGGATCGTTATGCAAAGCTTGCGTATCAAAAGAATATTCAGTATTTCGGGTATTCGAATGGTGACGCTGGAATTGATATGACCCTTTTGGCAATATCAAAAGCAATTCGAGAGACAGGCATTACAGAAGACCGTCGTACCGCCATTGCCCACTCCTTTTTTATTCGTGATGATCAATTGGATCAGTACAAAGCCAATAAGATTCTTCCTCAATTTATGCCAAACCACATTTGGATGTATGGCGATGTATACCGAAAAATTTTAGGAGAGGAGAGGGCTCGCTCAATGGTTCCCCTCAACTCAGCCCGAGCAAAGGGTATGCAGTTTGGTATTCATAATGACACCCCATCGTCTGGTCCTAGCGCCTTATTTACCATTTGGACCTCAGTTAATCGAGTTACCTACTCTGGGACAATCTTAGGGCCTGAGCAAGGCATCGATCCCTATTTTGCTCTCCGTGGTTTCACATCGGTTGCGGCATATCAATACAAAGAAGAGGCCTCAAAGGGCAGTATTACAACGGGTAAGTTAGCGGATTTGGTTGTTCTCGATCGGAATCCCTTAAAAGTGAAGCCAATGGAAATTAAAGATATTCAGGTTGTAAAGACTATCAAGAATGGTCAAGATTTGTACGTTCGCCCTTAG
- a CDS encoding fumarylacetoacetate hydrolase family protein, whose protein sequence is MKLGLGSASILALGATSPAEAAKPKTPFQVEPIYIPIANSAEQFPVRRIYCIGRNYAAHAREMGSDPTREPPFFFQKPTDAIQYVAPNKVVDHPYPTLTKNYHYEVELVAALKTGGKNISLDKALDHVYGYALGLDMTRRDLQRFMGDQKKPWEIGKSFDHSAPIGPIFPVSKIGHQKSGAISLSVNGEIRQKANLNQMIWSVAEQIMKLSEANELFPGDIIYSGTPENVGPVVRGDIVRCMLDGFPDLVIKIV, encoded by the coding sequence ATGAAGCTCGGCCTTGGGTCAGCCTCCATCTTGGCGCTCGGAGCTACTTCACCTGCAGAGGCGGCAAAGCCGAAGACGCCGTTTCAGGTGGAACCGATTTATATACCGATTGCCAATAGTGCGGAGCAATTTCCGGTTCGTCGCATTTACTGTATTGGCCGAAATTATGCGGCCCACGCGCGTGAGATGGGTTCTGATCCAACCCGAGAGCCACCATTCTTTTTTCAAAAACCGACCGATGCTATCCAGTATGTTGCCCCCAACAAAGTGGTTGATCATCCATACCCAACTTTAACCAAGAACTATCACTATGAGGTGGAATTAGTTGCTGCTTTAAAAACGGGCGGCAAGAACATTTCTCTTGATAAAGCCCTCGACCATGTGTATGGATATGCACTTGGCTTGGATATGACCCGCCGGGACTTGCAGCGCTTTATGGGCGATCAAAAGAAGCCTTGGGAAATTGGCAAGTCATTTGATCATTCGGCGCCGATTGGGCCGATATTTCCGGTGAGCAAAATTGGTCATCAGAAGAGCGGTGCCATCTCTTTATCAGTGAATGGTGAGATACGCCAAAAGGCAAACTTAAATCAGATGATTTGGTCGGTTGCGGAACAAATCATGAAACTATCGGAAGCCAATGAGCTCTTTCCGGGGGACATCATTTACTCCGGAACCCCAGAGAATGTCGGCCCCGTTGTTCGGGGGGATATTGTGCGCTGTATGTTGGATGGGTTTCCTGATCTGGTCATCAAAATCGTTTAG
- a CDS encoding helix-turn-helix domain-containing protein has product MQPFITIITIFYDSIESLLKRHFGFMAQKRTALQNAYFRFNKLMETLEQGPAFPKLDDLEKKLLDSIAEASFAGKPYLVSDVIFANQIGSPATLSRRLNSLVEKELIVYAIGDDSRKKFLELTPKSKKYFAKLEELILMAGSKRSKS; this is encoded by the coding sequence TTGCAACCATTCATAACAATTATTACAATATTCTATGATAGTATCGAATCATTATTAAAGAGACATTTTGGTTTTATGGCACAAAAAAGAACCGCTCTGCAAAATGCGTATTTTCGATTCAACAAGCTTATGGAGACGCTTGAGCAGGGCCCTGCTTTCCCCAAATTAGATGACCTTGAGAAAAAGCTGCTCGACTCCATTGCGGAAGCTTCGTTTGCGGGTAAGCCATACCTGGTTTCCGATGTTATCTTCGCCAATCAAATTGGCTCGCCTGCTACCCTGAGTAGACGTCTAAACAGTTTGGTTGAAAAAGAACTCATTGTTTATGCAATTGGGGATGATAGCCGTAAGAAATTCTTAGAGCTCACCCCAAAGTCCAAAAAATATTTTGCAAAGCTGGAAGAGCTTATTCTGATGGCAGGCTCGAAGCGCTCAAAGAGTTAA
- a CDS encoding MFS transporter has product MSTATAPVERKRPMTKEERKVILASSAGTIFEWYDFYLYGSLAAIIGAQFFSSFPEATRNVFALLAFAAGFLVRPFGALVFGRLGDLVGRKYTFLITILIMGISTFVVGLLPSYETIGWLAPVTLIALRMLQGLALGGEYGGAVVYVAEHAPNGRRGYFTSWIQTTATLGLLLSLMVILGVRTYVGEDAFKAWGWRIPFLLSIFLLGISIWIRLQMEESPAFKKMKEEGTQSKAPISEAFGNWKNGKFAVIALLGLVAGQAVVWYTGQFYALFYLQTILRVDMFSANVLIAWALIFGTGGFVVFGSLSDRIGRKKIILAGCLIAAVTYFPVFKSLTALANPALSSAQQNTKVIVIADKNDCSFQFNPTGTAKFANSCDVTKALLARSSVNYSVEYAPDAIPARVKIGDTEITSYEAKKLTGDDVKAVPAAFNKAVNDALAEAGYPVPGKPTPGIIKLNGFFDIFTAQAFPIVLILTYLVILVTMVYGPIAAALVELFPTRIRYTGMSLPYHIGNGWFGGLMPATAFAMIAQSGDPYYGLWYPIVIAVGTFVIGMIFVPENYKKDIFAEQNNR; this is encoded by the coding sequence ATGTCCACAGCAACCGCGCCTGTAGAACGCAAGCGCCCGATGACCAAGGAAGAGCGAAAAGTTATTCTCGCCTCATCCGCGGGAACTATTTTCGAGTGGTATGACTTTTATTTATACGGCTCTCTAGCAGCCATCATCGGTGCACAATTCTTTTCTTCCTTTCCAGAGGCAACGCGTAATGTATTTGCTTTACTCGCTTTTGCTGCTGGATTCTTGGTTCGCCCCTTCGGCGCACTAGTGTTTGGTCGTTTAGGCGATCTTGTGGGTCGCAAATACACCTTCCTAATCACAATCCTGATCATGGGTATTTCGACCTTTGTAGTTGGCCTATTACCCAGCTATGAAACAATTGGTTGGCTGGCCCCAGTTACCTTAATCGCACTTCGTATGCTGCAAGGTCTAGCACTCGGCGGTGAATATGGTGGTGCAGTTGTTTATGTTGCTGAACATGCGCCCAATGGACGTCGTGGCTACTTCACATCATGGATTCAGACAACCGCAACCCTTGGGCTCCTTCTCTCCTTAATGGTGATTTTGGGTGTCCGCACATATGTGGGCGAAGATGCGTTTAAAGCATGGGGATGGCGTATTCCATTTCTACTCTCCATTTTCCTCTTAGGTATATCGATTTGGATTCGTTTACAAATGGAAGAATCGCCAGCCTTTAAGAAAATGAAAGAGGAAGGCACGCAATCCAAAGCGCCAATTTCTGAGGCGTTTGGTAACTGGAAGAACGGTAAATTTGCAGTGATTGCGCTGCTTGGTCTCGTTGCTGGCCAAGCTGTGGTTTGGTATACCGGCCAGTTTTATGCCCTCTTCTATCTGCAAACCATTTTGCGGGTTGATATGTTCAGTGCCAACGTTTTGATTGCTTGGGCCTTGATTTTTGGTACCGGAGGATTTGTGGTATTTGGATCACTTTCCGACCGAATCGGGCGTAAGAAAATCATTTTGGCTGGCTGCTTAATTGCTGCCGTGACCTATTTCCCAGTATTTAAGTCACTCACTGCGCTCGCCAATCCTGCGCTGAGCTCGGCACAGCAAAACACCAAGGTAATTGTTATCGCTGATAAAAATGATTGCTCGTTTCAGTTCAACCCAACCGGAACTGCAAAATTTGCAAATTCATGCGACGTTACCAAGGCTCTTTTAGCACGCAGCTCCGTCAACTATTCGGTTGAATATGCGCCCGATGCGATCCCAGCAAGGGTCAAGATTGGCGATACAGAAATCACAAGCTATGAAGCCAAAAAGTTAACAGGTGATGATGTAAAAGCTGTTCCAGCAGCGTTTAACAAGGCTGTGAATGATGCATTAGCGGAAGCAGGTTACCCCGTTCCCGGAAAACCAACGCCAGGAATTATCAAATTGAATGGCTTTTTTGATATTTTCACAGCACAGGCTTTCCCCATCGTTCTTATCTTGACCTATTTAGTCATCTTGGTAACGATGGTTTATGGGCCAATCGCGGCAGCTCTAGTTGAACTATTCCCAACACGCATTCGCTACACCGGCATGTCCCTGCCCTATCACATTGGCAATGGCTGGTTTGGTGGATTAATGCCAGCAACCGCATTTGCCATGATTGCCCAATCCGGAGATCCCTACTATGGATTGTGGTACCCCATCGTGATTGCTGTGGGAACCTTTGTAATCGGTATGATTTTTGTACCCGAGAACTATAAGAAGGATATTTTTGCAGAGCAGAACAACAGATAA